A portion of the Caldilineales bacterium genome contains these proteins:
- a CDS encoding acetyl ornithine aminotransferase family protein, giving the protein MRNHSQALEYVRRDSEAISPSYTRSYPFVMARGSGSEVWDVDGNRYIDFTSGIAVTNTGHSHPAVVQAIKDQAELFLHMSGTDFYYPPQIELAERLNGLAPMSAPTKVFFTNSGAETIEAAMKLARFYSGRPRFLAFYGAFHGRTYGALSLTASKAVQRRGFAPLVPGVSHAVYPNPFRNPWPGSEPGQAALDYIEKQLFKTTAPPEEVAAIIVEPIQGEGGYIVPPDNFLPGLRRLCDQYGILLIFDEVQTGMGRTGKFFASEHWGVEPDIVCVAKGIASGLPLGAVIARSEVMSWPRGSHASTFGGNPVACAAALVTLDLLEGGFNQMAAESGEHLMARLRRMMAVYPQIGDVRGKGLMVAADIVKDQETNEPDPALRDRIEDRAFEHGLLLIGCGANCIRFVPPLNIPRALLDEGIDLFERSLAEAID; this is encoded by the coding sequence ATGCGCAACCACAGCCAAGCCCTCGAATACGTTCGCCGCGATAGCGAGGCCATCTCGCCCTCGTACACCCGCAGCTATCCCTTTGTCATGGCTCGCGGAAGCGGCTCGGAGGTGTGGGATGTCGATGGCAATCGCTACATCGACTTCACCTCCGGCATCGCTGTTACCAACACCGGGCACTCGCACCCCGCCGTCGTCCAGGCGATCAAAGACCAGGCCGAGCTTTTCCTGCACATGTCGGGAACCGATTTCTACTATCCGCCGCAGATCGAGCTGGCCGAGCGGTTGAACGGCCTGGCCCCGATGTCCGCGCCGACCAAAGTCTTCTTCACCAATTCCGGGGCCGAGACGATCGAAGCGGCGATGAAGCTGGCCCGCTTCTACAGCGGACGCCCGCGCTTTTTGGCCTTCTACGGCGCTTTTCATGGCCGCACCTACGGCGCCCTCTCGCTCACAGCCTCCAAAGCCGTCCAACGCCGGGGCTTTGCGCCGCTGGTGCCCGGCGTCTCGCATGCCGTCTACCCCAACCCTTTCCGCAACCCCTGGCCGGGTTCGGAGCCGGGGCAGGCGGCGCTGGATTATATCGAAAAACAACTGTTCAAAACCACGGCGCCGCCCGAAGAAGTGGCGGCCATCATCGTCGAACCCATCCAGGGCGAGGGCGGCTACATCGTCCCGCCCGACAACTTCCTGCCCGGGCTGCGCCGCCTGTGCGACCAGTACGGCATCCTCCTCATCTTCGATGAGGTGCAAACCGGGATGGGACGCACGGGCAAGTTCTTCGCCAGTGAACACTGGGGCGTCGAGCCGGACATCGTCTGCGTGGCCAAGGGCATTGCCAGCGGGTTGCCGTTGGGTGCGGTCATCGCCCGCAGCGAAGTGATGAGCTGGCCGCGGGGGTCTCATGCCAGCACTTTCGGCGGCAATCCCGTGGCCTGCGCCGCCGCCCTGGTCACGCTCGACCTGCTCGAGGGCGGCTTCAATCAGATGGCGGCCGAGAGCGGCGAGCACCTGATGGCCCGCCTGCGCCGGATGATGGCGGTTTATCCGCAGATCGGCGATGTGCGCGGCAAAGGGTTGATGGTGGCGGCCGACATCGTCAAGGACCAGGAGACGAACGAACCCGACCCGGCCCTGCGCGACCGCATCGAAGACCGGGCCTTCGAGCATGGGTTGCTTTTGATCGGCTGCGGCGCCAACTGCATCCGCTTCGTCCCGCCCCTCAACATCCCCCGCGCCCTGCTGGACGAGGGCATCGATTTGTTCGAG